In the genome of Microcoleus vaginatus PCC 9802, the window CGACTTGTTGGTGCTCGGTTCCCCGGATCGGCGGCCCAACGTTGCCAAAAACTTTGTGGATATCGATCGACTCCTGGGAAATTCGCTATCAGACTACGTGCGAGTCTACGCCAACTGTCCCGTCTTGCTAGCCCGCACAGTCGGCTAGAATCTCATCGTTAAGAGTGAGCAGCTAACACTCAACAGTTAACAAAAAAAGCGCCTCAGCAAAAAGCTGTTGGCGCTTTTTTTTGCAAGCAGCAAAGCCAGACAGAAATAGCAACAGTTGCTAATCTTTTCTGCTTTGACGGCTAGCCGTTTGAATGTACAGAATGATTAGAAAAACGCTGGGAACCAATACAAACAGAATGGTTGCCACAAACCCTAAATCGTTAACTTCCATGAAGACGCTCGCCTCTATCGGAAAATAGGAAAATACACACAACTAGGATATCACTCAAAGGCGAAAGGCAAACTCGAAGACAGAAGGAGGACTGGCGGACAAGCGTCGAAACCCGGTTCCTGTCTGGATGCCTGGCAGCCCAACCTTTTATTCCTAGAAACCACGTTTCTTTTCCTAGGTCGGCAAAAGGAATGATTATACAGTTAAATAGGAAAAAAAAACAAAATTCTTGGATTCTGAATTTTTCTTTCCTTCTGCATAAAAGCATCTCTAGCCTTCTGCCTTCTGAGAGTCACGGTTTAGTCTTCACGCTGACCTGGCCATTGACCATAGCTTGACAAGCCAACCGATAGTTTTCGGGCTTTTTCTTGAGCTTGCGGTTTTCAAAGTCAGTGCGGGGCGACAGATTTTCACTTCCCTCGACAATTTCCACAATGCAGGTGCCACATTGACCTATGCCCCCGCAATTCATGAGCTTTCCCGAAAATGTGTACAAGTCGATGCGATTTTCTAGAGCTTTGAGCCTCAAATTGGCCCCGTCTGCTGCGATGACTTCCTGATTTTCCTTCACAAACTTGATATTGGCCATTGCCGATTTCCTAACGCAGTTGACATGGAACTCTATTACAAAATATTAACGAATGTGTCAGACGTTTAATACAGGATGTCCAATTGTTCTGGTAATTAAAGCTCGCCCCAACTCAATGTCAAGGAGCATCCGAGAGGTTATTAGTGGGAAGATTGCTCACAGCGCGCTGGAGAGACGAAAGCCCCAGGTTGTAGGTGACAATTGCCGACAATCGGTTTCTCTCAGCCCTAGTCAAATCAGTTTCCGCCTGAATCACATCCGTCTGAGTACCCACGCCAGCTTGAAACCGCAGTCTCGCCAAACGCAAAGCTTCCCTCGACTGCAAAACCCCCGCCTCAGAAGTTTCGATATTCTCAAAACTCGACTCTAAGCCAAAATAAGCTTGTTCCACTTCCCGGCGCACCTGATTGCGGAGTTGGTCAAATCGACTTTCGGCGATCGTAATATCAGCATCCCGCTGTCTCACCCTGGCGTTCGCCGCGCCCCCATCGAAGATACTCCAAGTCAGACTCGCCCGGATCGAATAACCATCGGCCCAGCCGCGAGTAGCAAACGGGTTCGGGTCGTCAGGGTCTTGCCCCAGCACGTTGTAACTACCCCCAACACTCAGTTGAGGCAAACGCCCCGCCTGAATCGATCGCCTCTGCTGCTTGCTGATATCCCTCTGCACCAACTGCTGTTCCAACTCGGGGCGATTCCTAAAAGCCTGCACGATACTCTCTTCCAAAGACAGCCTCCAAGAGCCGGCTTGCTCTACCGGATCAGCCGCTGTCAAGTTCGTTGACTGGCTGATATTCAAAATCTCAGCCAGACGCCGCTGGGCAACTCGCTGATCGCGACGGGCTACT includes:
- a CDS encoding photosystem II reaction center protein M produces the protein MEVNDLGFVATILFVLVPSVFLIILYIQTASRQSRKD
- a CDS encoding (2Fe-2S)-binding protein; translated protein: MANIKFVKENQEVIAADGANLRLKALENRIDLYTFSGKLMNCGGIGQCGTCIVEIVEGSENLSPRTDFENRKLKKKPENYRLACQAMVNGQVSVKTKP